The sequence below is a genomic window from Clostridium sp. BJN0001.
ATTAGGACGAAGGTTTCCTGCCATTGCACATCCTATTGCATGTGTTCCACTTACAATATGTGGTCTTACAAGTGCAGCTTCTGTATGAAATACTCTGCTATATACTCTATCTAAAGCATCACGTCCCATATCATCTAGTCCATATCCTGTAGTATTTGTAAAATGTGCTTCACTTATATTTTCTTCTTGAAAAGCATTTAAAACTTTAAGAACATTATACTCTCTTATTTCATCATATTCTTTAAACTGCTCTTTTAAATCCTTATCTGCTATATCATAATACTCAAAACATTTATCATTTATCTTATACTTATCTTTCAAAAATTTTTTTGTTTCATTTAACATTTAAATATTCTCCTTATTGTTCAAATCATTTAATATCTTTTCAATCATTTTTTCTTCTGTTAATTTATCTTTATCTAAGAATATGCATCTTGGATCTCGTCTAAACCATGTAAGCTGCCTTTTTGCATAATTTCTAGAATTCTTTTTTATTAGTTCTACTGCATCTTTAAGAGTTATTTCATCATTAAAATAACTTAAAATTTCTTTATACCCTATTCCTTGCATTGATTGATTCTCTTTTGTAAGTCCTGAATCATGTAACTTTTTACATTCAGAAATAAGACCATTTTCAATCATTATGTCTACTCTTTTATCTATTCTTTCATAAAGCTTTTGTCTATCCATAGTAAGTACATAATAATATATATCATATTTTGAATCATAAAAAGAATCGCCTGCATTAAATGAACTAAATGGCTTTTTAGTTATTTTATAAACCTCAAGGGCTCTTATTACTCTTTTTACATTGTTCATATGTATAGCTTTATAGCTTATAGGATCAATATCTTTTAGCATTTCATGAAGATAGAAATTTCCTTTATCAGAAGCTATTTTTTCAAGTTCTTCTCTATATTCTTCATCCTTATATGCATTTGTAAAATCCATTTTACATGTAACTGAATTTATATAAAGACCTGTTCCTCCAGTAATTATAGGAAATTTATTTCTATTTATAATATCATCAAGACATTTTGTAGCATCTTTTTTATATTCAGCTACTGTATAGTTTTTATCTGGCTCTATAATGTCTATCATATAATGTTTTATATTTTTCATTTCTTCTTTAGTTATCTTTGCAGAACCTATATCCATATATTTATAAATCTGCATCGAATCTGCAGAAATTATTTCAGCATTCAGCTTTGAAGCAAGTTTTATTGAAATATCACTTTTTCCAACAGCTGTAGGTCCTCCTATAATAAGTAGTTTTTGTTTCATTTAAAAATTACCTTTCATTTAAATTTATTTATACTATTCTTCTAAACTTTTTATCAATATCAGTGCTTGTAAACTTTATAATTACAGGCCTTCCATGAGGACAATGGAATGGATCATCTAAATATCTTAAATCGTGAACAAGTTTTTCCATTTCAATTTTCTCAAGCTTGTCATTACCTTTTATTGCAGCTTTACATGCTTTTGTTGCTATAGCTAAATGCTTAACTTCAGTAGTTTTTCCTGATCCTAGATTTTTAATATTATCTAATATATCTAAGAAGAACTTTTTATCATAAAGCTTTCCCAAAAAGTAAGGTATTTCTTTAATAGAAATTGAATTGTTTCCAAATTCATCTATAATGAATCCTGCCTGTTTAAATACATTCTTATTTTCTTCAAAATAAGAATAATCATTTTGAGACAGTTCAATAACTATAGGAGTTAAAAGAGGCTGAATTATTATATCACCTGTTTTTATATCATTTAAATACTTTTCAAACATTATTTTTTCTGATGCTGCATGCTGATCTATTATATATAATTCACCATCATATTCGCCAAGTATATATGTTTTATTATACTGCCCTATTATATTTATTTCAGGAAATTTTGCTTCTTTTACTTTTTCTTCTTCTATAAAAGTTTTACTTTCAAAATCGTTTGAAACTGGTTCTTTTTTTTGATCCTCATTATCTTCATTTCTATTAGGTATATTAGGCGATATTAACGTATCACTTATATTATTATCTAAAATTTTATTTTTTTCATTATCCTTAGTTATTATATCACTAATATTTTTATTTATATTGTTTTCCTGCTCAGTAATCTTGAATTTTATCTCCTCAAAAGAAGGAGATGGTTTTTTATCTTCTCCTTCTATCTTAAATGTATCAAACACTTCATTTTTTAAAGCCTCATGAACTGAATCAAATACACATTTAAAAACTTCTCTCTCATTTAAGAATTTAACTTCAGCTTTAGATGGGTGTATATTTACATCTACAAATTCAGGATATATATCAATAAAAAGAATAAAAAATGGAAATTTATTTACTGTTGAAAAAGATTTAAAAGCCTGCTCTACAGCTACCTGTACTGAACGGTTTTTAACGTATCTTTTATTTACAAATATACTCTGATTATTTCTCGATCTTCTAGCTATTTCTTCTTTACCAATGTATCCGTAAATAGTCATAACATCAAGTGAATTTTCAAAATAAATAATATTTTTCACTATATTTTTTCCATAAAGCATTTGTATTGTATCTTTTAAATTGTCTGTCTTAAAAGTATGTATTACATTTTTTGAATTATTAATAAGTTTAAAGCTTATATCTTTATTTGAAAGTGCAATTCTTGTAATTATATCGTTTATTAACGATGATTCTTTTGATGTTGTTTTTAAAAACTTTTTTCTAGCAGGAACATTATAAAATAAATCTTTAATTTCTATACTGGTTCCATTATTTACAGCACACTGCGATTCATTAACTATGTTTCCTCCTTCAATACTTAATGAATTCCCATAAGTATCTTCTTTTGTCTTAGTTTTTAAAGTAAGTTTTGATATAGAAGCTATTGATGGAAGTGCCTCACCTCTGAAACCTAAAGTATTAATTTTAAAAATATCATCAGATTCTTTTATTTTACTTGTGGCATGAGGAAGAAAGGCCTTTTTTATATCATCTTTTTCAATTCCTAAACCATCATCAATTATCTTAATTAAAGATTCGCCGCCATCTTTTACCTCAATTAATATATTTTTAGCGTCTGCATCTATTGAATTTTCAACTAATTCTTTTACTACAGATACAGGTCTTTCAATAACTTCACCAGCAGCTATTTTATTCGATGTATCATCATCTAATATATTAATTTTCCCCAAAATATCTTCCTCCTTAAAATGTTTAATTTAACTTTTTAGCTTCTGTTACAATATCATATAAAGTATTCATGGCTTCCATAGGATTTAATGATAGCATATCTACATTTTTTAATTTCTTTAAAAGATTATCTTTTTCAAGAGAATTAAAGTCCATTTGAATATTTTCAGATTTTTTATTTTTACTATCTGTTTCTACTTCAGTTACTTTTATAATCTCTTTGTTTTCACTCTTTTTGCTATCTTTTTTCTTCTCTAAAGAAGCTAATATATCCCTCGCTTTATTTATTACATCTTTAGGAAGGCCTGCAAGTTTTGCAACTTCTATACCATAAGACTCATCTGCTCCGCCTTCTACAATCTTCCTTAAAAATACTATATTATTATCTTTCTTCTCTACTGCGATTGAATAATTTTTAACTCCTTTTACACTACCTTCTAATTTAATAAGTTCATGATAGTGTGTCGCAAAAAGCGTCTTGCATCTTAAATGTTTATTTTCTGTTATATATAAAATAACTGCCCATGCTATACTAAGTCCATCATATGTAGAAGTTCCACGTCCTACTTCATCTAAAAGGACAAGACTTTTTGATGTGGCATTTTTTAATATGTTAGATACTTCACTCATTTCAACCATAAATGTTGATTTTCCGCCTGCTAAATCATCTGAAGCACCTATTCTTGTAAATATCTTATCACATATTGATATATTAGCCTCTGATGCTGGAACAAATGATCCTATCTGTGCCATAAGTGTTATTAATGCAGTCTGCCTCATATATGTTGATTTACCAGCCATATTAGGACCTGTTATTATTAAGAATTCATTATCATCCTGATTTAAAAGACAATCATTTGATATGAATTCCCCACTTTGAATCATTTTTTCAACAACAGGATGCCTTCCATCTTTAATATTAATTATACCTTCTTCATTAATATTAGGCTTTACATAATTATTTGAAATTGCCACATAAGAAAGTGATGATAATGCATCAAGTTCAGATACTATTTTTGCACTCATCTGTAATCTTGGAATTTCTTTTTCAATTTTATCTCTTATTTCTACAAATAATGAA
It includes:
- the miaA gene encoding tRNA (adenosine(37)-N6)-dimethylallyltransferase MiaA, with translation MKQKLLIIGGPTAVGKSDISIKLASKLNAEIISADSMQIYKYMDIGSAKITKEEMKNIKHYMIDIIEPDKNYTVAEYKKDATKCLDDIINRNKFPIITGGTGLYINSVTCKMDFTNAYKDEEYREELEKIASDKGNFYLHEMLKDIDPISYKAIHMNNVKRVIRALEVYKITKKPFSSFNAGDSFYDSKYDIYYYVLTMDRQKLYERIDKRVDIMIENGLISECKKLHDSGLTKENQSMQGIGYKEILSYFNDEITLKDAVELIKKNSRNYAKRQLTWFRRDPRCIFLDKDKLTEEKMIEKILNDLNNKENI
- the mutL gene encoding DNA mismatch repair endonuclease MutL; amino-acid sequence: MGKINILDDDTSNKIAAGEVIERPVSVVKELVENSIDADAKNILIEVKDGGESLIKIIDDGLGIEKDDIKKAFLPHATSKIKESDDIFKINTLGFRGEALPSIASISKLTLKTKTKEDTYGNSLSIEGGNIVNESQCAVNNGTSIEIKDLFYNVPARKKFLKTTSKESSLINDIITRIALSNKDISFKLINNSKNVIHTFKTDNLKDTIQMLYGKNIVKNIIYFENSLDVMTIYGYIGKEEIARRSRNNQSIFVNKRYVKNRSVQVAVEQAFKSFSTVNKFPFFILFIDIYPEFVDVNIHPSKAEVKFLNEREVFKCVFDSVHEALKNEVFDTFKIEGEDKKPSPSFEEIKFKITEQENNINKNISDIITKDNEKNKILDNNISDTLISPNIPNRNEDNEDQKKEPVSNDFESKTFIEEEKVKEAKFPEINIIGQYNKTYILGEYDGELYIIDQHAASEKIMFEKYLNDIKTGDIIIQPLLTPIVIELSQNDYSYFEENKNVFKQAGFIIDEFGNNSISIKEIPYFLGKLYDKKFFLDILDNIKNLGSGKTTEVKHLAIATKACKAAIKGNDKLEKIEMEKLVHDLRYLDDPFHCPHGRPVIIKFTSTDIDKKFRRIV